CGAAGGAGGGCGCGGGCTCGAGCGGCTCGAAGGCCACCACCGCACCGAACCTCGCCGTCAACCGCATCATCCGCACCGCCACCCTGACCGTCCAGGTCAAGGACGTGCCGAAGGCCCTGGACGAGGCTCGCGCCACCACCGAGAACGCGGGCGGCTACATCGGCGACGAGACGACCGTCCGGGACGAGGACGGCGCGGAGCGGACCCGTGTGGTGCTGCGGGTGCCCGTCGGGAAGTACGACGACGTCCTCGCCGCCCTCCAGGGCGCGGGCAAGCTCCTGGAGCGCACGGCGAAGGCCCAGGACGTCACCGACCAGGTGGTCGACGTCGAGAGCCGCATCACCTCGCAGCGCGCCAGCGTCGCCCGGGTCCGCGAGCTGATGGACCGGGCCACCAAGCTGAGCGACGTGGTCACCCTGGAGGGCGAGCTGAGCCGTCGGCAGTCCGATCTCGAGGCGCTGCTTGCGCAGCAGGCGTCCCTGAAGGACCGGACGAGCCTGGCGACCGTCACCCTGACGCTGTCCGAGAAGCCGGCCGCACCCGCCGCCGAGGACGACGACCCGGGCTTCGTGGACGCGCTGGCGGGCGGCTGGGACGCGTTCGTGACGATGCTGCGCTGGATCGCCGTCGCGTTCGGCGCGCTGCTGCCGTTCCTCGCGGTGGCCCTGCTGCTCCTGCTGGCGTGGCTGCGGCTGGTGCGGCCGCGCCGCAGGGCGGCGGCGGACCGGGCCCGGGCGGCCGCGCCCGGGCAGACCTGGGCCCCGCCGACCGAGGCCGGTCGGACGGGGTCCACGGAGAGCGGGGCCGGGCAGAACGGGACCACGGAGAGCGGGGCCGGGGCGGACGGGGAGAGCGGGGCAGGGGCGGGCGAGCCCGGACAGCACTGAACTGCGGGTCCCCCGTAGCGTGTTCGTATGAGCATCGAGCGACTGGTGGTGATCGGCGGTGACGCCGCGGGCATGTCCGCGGCGTCCCAGGCCCGTCGGCTGAAGGGGCCCGGGGAACTGGAGATCGTGGCGTTCGAACGCGGCCACTTCACGTCCTACTCGGCGTGCGGCATCCCGTACTGGGTGGGCGGCGACGTCACCGAGCGGGACGGTCTGATCGCCCGTACGCCCGAGGAGCACCGCGCGCGGGGCATCGATCTGCGGCT
This Streptomyces sp. NBC_00377 DNA region includes the following protein-coding sequences:
- a CDS encoding DUF4349 domain-containing protein, which translates into the protein MRTPRSAGGSVRRSARPAHALAVVTLTAALALTGCSAGGDSGADSKAAVGEPAAGAADTAQDAKEGAGSSGSKATTAPNLAVNRIIRTATLTVQVKDVPKALDEARATTENAGGYIGDETTVRDEDGAERTRVVLRVPVGKYDDVLAALQGAGKLLERTAKAQDVTDQVVDVESRITSQRASVARVRELMDRATKLSDVVTLEGELSRRQSDLEALLAQQASLKDRTSLATVTLTLSEKPAAPAAEDDDPGFVDALAGGWDAFVTMLRWIAVAFGALLPFLAVALLLLLAWLRLVRPRRRAAADRARAAAPGQTWAPPTEAGRTGSTESGAGQNGTTESGAGADGESGAGAGEPGQH